Proteins from a genomic interval of Streptomyces sp. SID8374:
- a CDS encoding STAS domain-containing protein, with product MHIRGDHAELVVGGRLDVRSAADARTVLHSAVDDGAGDLVLDLTELSSWDATGLGVIMGAHRRAGRAGRRLVLRGVPPQMQRLLVATRLHRILAIEGGIAAESLPRV from the coding sequence ATGCATATCAGGGGCGACCACGCCGAGCTGGTCGTCGGGGGCCGCCTCGACGTCCGAAGCGCGGCGGACGCCCGTACGGTCCTCCACTCGGCCGTCGACGACGGAGCCGGCGATCTGGTGCTGGACCTGACCGAGCTGAGCTCCTGGGACGCCACCGGACTCGGCGTCATCATGGGAGCCCACCGCAGAGCGGGCCGGGCCGGACGGCGTCTCGTGCTGCGCGGCGTCCCGCCGCAGATGCAGCGCCTCCTGGTGGCCACCCGGCTGCACCGCATCCTGGCGATCGAGGGCGGGATCGCCGCCGAATCGCTGCCGCGCGTCTGA